In Thermodesulfobacteriota bacterium, a single window of DNA contains:
- the sucC gene encoding ADP-forming succinate--CoA ligase subunit beta, whose amino-acid sequence MNIHEYQAKELLSKYGVAVPMGKVAFHEDEAEQIANDLKSEKFVVKAQIHAGGRGKGGGVKLANVLDEVKRLASEILGMNLVTHQTGPEGKLVSKVLVEEASNIATELYLGMVIDRATEKIVIMASQEGGMEIEEVARTNPEKILKEYVDPTVGLLPYQCRKIAYFLGLKGKTVNKAVKFIIGLYNAFTENDCSLAEINPLILTNDGDVYALDAKMNFDDNALFRHPEIEKMHDPAEEDPTELEAKKWGISYVKLDGNIGCLVNGAGLAMSTMDIIKHHGAEPANFLDVGGGATAEQVLQALKMILSDPNVKAIFINIFGGIMKCDTIAEGVITAAKEVGIEVPLIVRLEGTNVELGRKLLSESGLNIITGSDMRDAAAKAVEAAK is encoded by the coding sequence TTGAACATTCACGAGTATCAGGCTAAAGAACTATTATCAAAGTACGGAGTTGCCGTTCCAATGGGAAAGGTAGCTTTTCATGAGGATGAAGCAGAGCAAATAGCAAATGATCTTAAGTCAGAGAAATTCGTTGTAAAAGCCCAGATACATGCCGGAGGAAGAGGAAAAGGCGGAGGAGTAAAGCTTGCAAACGTTCTAGATGAAGTAAAAAGGCTTGCATCAGAAATACTCGGAATGAACTTAGTCACACACCAAACAGGACCAGAGGGAAAACTGGTAAGCAAGGTACTTGTTGAAGAAGCTTCAAATATTGCAACTGAGCTATACCTAGGAATGGTAATAGACAGAGCTACAGAGAAGATTGTAATTATGGCCAGCCAAGAGGGCGGGATGGAAATTGAAGAAGTAGCCCGCACAAACCCTGAGAAGATCTTAAAAGAATATGTAGACCCTACTGTTGGTCTTCTTCCATATCAGTGCAGAAAGATCGCTTATTTCCTAGGTCTTAAAGGAAAAACAGTAAATAAAGCTGTCAAATTCATAATCGGTCTATACAATGCATTTACTGAGAACGACTGCTCACTAGCAGAGATAAATCCTCTAATTCTTACAAATGACGGTGATGTATATGCACTTGACGCTAAAATGAACTTTGATGATAACGCTCTTTTCAGACACCCTGAAATTGAGAAAATGCATGACCCTGCCGAAGAAGATCCCACTGAGCTTGAAGCAAAGAAATGGGGAATAAGCTATGTAAAGCTTGACGGCAATATAGGATGTCTTGTAAATGGTGCTGGGCTTGCAATGTCCACGATGGATATTATTAAACACCACGGCGCTGAGCCTGCCAACTTCCTAGACGTTGGCGGAGGAGCAACCGCTGAGCAGGTACTGCAAGCACTAAAGATGATCCTAAGCGATCCTAACGTGAAAGCGATTTTTATTAACATCTTTGGCGGTATAATGAAGTGCGATACAATAGCCGAGGGTGTAATCACTGCTGCTAAAGAAGTTGGGATTGAAGTGCCTTTAATTGTCAGATTAGAGGGCACAAATGTAGAGCTTGGCCGCAAATTGCTATCAGAATCCGGTCTTAATATCATAACTGGGTCAGATATGCGAGACGCCGCTGCAAAAGCAGTAGAAGCAGCAAAATAA